The following proteins are co-located in the Candidatus Eisenbacteria bacterium genome:
- a CDS encoding 4a-hydroxytetrahydrobiopterin dehydratase, translating to MDLRAKRCLPCEGGVPKLDAAAVALLLPEVPEWEARDDRLHRRFVFKDFVEAMRFVNRMADVAEAEGHHPDFTVHYRQVDVVIWTHAVGGLSENDFILAAKIDAL from the coding sequence ATGGACCTGCGGGCAAAGCGTTGCCTTCCGTGCGAGGGTGGCGTCCCGAAGCTCGACGCCGCCGCCGTTGCACTCCTCCTGCCGGAGGTTCCCGAGTGGGAGGCGCGCGACGACAGGCTCCACCGGCGCTTCGTCTTCAAGGACTTCGTCGAGGCCATGCGATTCGTGAACCGCATGGCCGACGTCGCCGAAGCCGAGGGACACCACCCCGACTTCACGGTGCATTATCGTCAGGTGGACGTCGTCATCTGGACGCACGCCGTCGGCGGGCTGTCGGAGAACGACTTCATCCTGGCCGCGAAGATCGACGCCCTCTGA
- the scpB gene encoding SMC-Scp complex subunit ScpB codes for MNSQAAEILIESDDVDEQDGTEVVASEDEPEVPTERRAADAAADVARLVPLLEGILFAAGEPVSITRLVDALDGPDRREVVRALDLLGERLEEEGRGLRLVRVAGGYQLRTLAEHGPWIRRLLGGKPPRLSRAMLETLAIIAYRQPCTRPEIEAIRGVDVDAVLSTLLERRMIRIVGRKDAPGRPILYATTKEFLEVFSLPDLDALPPLKDLGELAEAFTGAADAGANGSGAGEPAAAEADGVPDVPTDREE; via the coding sequence ATGAACTCACAGGCAGCTGAGATCTTGATCGAGAGCGACGACGTCGACGAGCAGGACGGAACCGAGGTCGTCGCGTCGGAGGACGAACCGGAGGTGCCCACCGAGCGGCGAGCGGCCGACGCCGCCGCGGACGTGGCGCGTCTCGTCCCGCTGCTGGAGGGCATCCTCTTCGCGGCGGGTGAGCCGGTATCCATCACGCGGCTGGTCGACGCCCTCGACGGGCCCGATCGGCGCGAGGTGGTCCGCGCGCTCGATCTGCTCGGGGAGCGCCTCGAAGAGGAAGGACGGGGGCTGCGGCTGGTCCGTGTCGCCGGCGGGTATCAGCTGCGGACGCTCGCCGAGCACGGGCCGTGGATCCGCCGTCTGCTCGGCGGCAAGCCACCGCGGCTCTCGCGCGCCATGCTGGAGACGCTCGCGATCATCGCCTACCGGCAGCCCTGCACGCGGCCCGAGATCGAGGCAATCCGCGGCGTCGACGTCGACGCGGTGCTGTCGACCCTGCTCGAACGCCGCATGATCCGGATCGTCGGGCGCAAGGACGCGCCGGGCCGGCCCATCCTCTACGCCACCACCAAGGAGTTCCTCGAGGTCTTCAGTCTCCCCGATCTCGACGCGCTGCCGCCGCTGAAGGACCTGGGCGAGCTCGCCGAAGCGTTCACCGGCGCCGCGGACGCCGGCGCGAACGGGAGCGGTGCGGGCGAGCCCGCGGCGGCCGAGGCCGATGGCGTCCCGGACGTCCCGACCGACCGGGAGGAGTGA
- a CDS encoding pseudouridine synthase encodes MASRTSRPTGRSEQAGERLQKLLSRAGVASRRHAEALILGGRVAVNGRVATELGTRADPRIDVITVDGERLVFGGPRRTIVFHKPRGMVATMSDPEGRATVRDVVAGLGERLYPIGRLDLQTSGLLLLTNDGALAASLLAGERGLERVYHVKVDGRPSAEGLARLRRGVRLGDGPPVVATVRVLRERPTKTWLEIGVRRGQWHVVRRLCETIGHPVDKLARVAFGPVRLGDLPPGACRNLTRHEMVALREAAGLSAPAGGGGSAPGAAPRARDRRPRRPAPGAERRRRPRPRNAR; translated from the coding sequence ATGGCGTCCCGGACGTCCCGACCGACCGGGAGGAGTGAGCAGGCAGGCGAGCGCCTGCAGAAGCTCCTCTCGCGCGCCGGCGTCGCGTCGCGGCGGCACGCCGAAGCGTTGATCCTGGGCGGCCGCGTCGCCGTGAATGGCCGCGTGGCGACCGAGCTGGGTACGCGCGCGGACCCGCGGATCGACGTGATCACCGTGGACGGCGAGCGCCTCGTCTTCGGTGGGCCACGCCGGACGATCGTCTTCCACAAGCCGCGTGGGATGGTCGCGACGATGTCCGACCCGGAGGGACGAGCGACGGTGCGCGACGTCGTCGCGGGGCTCGGCGAACGTCTCTACCCGATCGGACGGCTCGATCTGCAGACGAGCGGCCTGCTGCTGCTCACCAACGACGGCGCGCTCGCCGCGAGTCTTCTCGCGGGCGAGCGCGGGCTCGAGCGCGTGTATCACGTGAAGGTGGACGGGCGTCCGTCCGCCGAGGGGCTGGCGCGCCTGCGCCGCGGCGTGCGCCTCGGGGACGGCCCGCCGGTCGTGGCCACGGTGCGTGTCCTTCGCGAGCGGCCGACGAAGACGTGGCTCGAGATCGGCGTGCGGCGCGGCCAGTGGCACGTCGTGCGGCGGCTCTGCGAGACGATCGGGCATCCGGTCGACAAGCTCGCGCGTGTGGCCTTCGGGCCGGTGCGACTCGGCGACCTTCCGCCGGGCGCGTGCCGGAACCTGACGAGGCACGAAATGGTCGCGCTGCGGGAAGCGGCTGGCCTCAGCGCGCCGGCGGGCGGCGGCGGGTCAGCCCCGGGAGCTGCACCCCGAGCGCGAGACAGGCGACCGCGAAGACCAGCGCCAGGAGCGGAACGGAGACGGCGACCTCGACCGCGTAACGCCCGATAG
- a CDS encoding ATP-binding protein, producing METFPSGPRASVAVRLTALAIGLIGLAVAIRTTTTSLAWIDQPFPGFFLLANRVVPSIGLRHWSASTIPGLYQSEVLAVDGVRVTSARDVYDRARVPPVGHGVRYLVSRNGVEREVVIATQRFTVRDWLLLFGAYLLDAVVYLLCGLVAWVLRPSSRLSRAFLAFGAAYSAFFLTAMDIYGPWTFMRIHTVIEAVTPAAALQLFMLFPQDHPWARWRFLGYVGSLFLAVAYQLFFHQPTAFSTVLVLNMLFLGSAGLFFGWRLISEYRGASSQLARQRVRILTVGTLLGLAIPGGALVVSSIVWGQMSMNVAVFTPVLFALSLAYAIVKHDVLEIDAMLKRGAFYLLMTGAVGAAYVGAVVLFNSILSANVVTNSPLFPLLFTLAVLLVFNPARTRIQAVVDRLFFRTRYDSTEVLARLGSDLGTAHDYRRIADVVCDHVQRAIPNAATRLFTAGPDGVLAAVGEQVRLGATLAQHLATRRIVTAFDSPESYPDEATYAAIRDALGANGAEIAVPLDHDGTLVGALTLAPKRSGLFYTAGDADFLRAVAHQAVIALENARSYQALADLNARLEDRVRERTAQLEEANAELNRAYGELQTAQVQLVQSEKMASLGRLVAGVAHEINNPVSFIASSVAPLRRRIAQAATLAPDEVRKLLADAEEITAVMARGAERTAAIVKDLRTFSRVGEATRKPVDLVDAIEVSLRLLSPRWRDRITVHRDLAPLPLIEGDPGQLNQVLVNLLANACDAIAGSGNIWVSTAVDGDAATITIRDDGAGMSDEVRQRIFEPFFTTKDVGAGTGLGLAISYNVVVDHGGRIDVESAPGRGTTVRVVLPLGAAPPLAAQATSS from the coding sequence ATGGAGACCTTCCCGAGCGGCCCTCGTGCATCCGTCGCCGTTCGACTGACGGCGCTGGCGATCGGCCTGATCGGCCTCGCCGTCGCGATCCGGACCACGACGACGAGCCTCGCGTGGATCGACCAACCCTTTCCTGGGTTCTTTCTCCTCGCGAACCGCGTGGTGCCGTCGATCGGCCTTCGCCACTGGTCCGCATCGACGATTCCCGGGCTCTATCAAAGCGAGGTCCTCGCGGTGGACGGTGTGCGGGTCACGTCCGCACGGGACGTCTACGATCGCGCACGCGTTCCTCCCGTGGGCCATGGGGTCCGATACCTGGTGTCGCGCAACGGAGTCGAGCGCGAGGTCGTCATCGCGACGCAGCGTTTCACCGTGCGTGATTGGCTTCTCCTGTTCGGAGCCTACCTGCTCGACGCCGTCGTCTATCTGCTGTGCGGGCTCGTCGCCTGGGTGCTCCGACCGTCCTCGCGGCTGTCGCGGGCGTTCCTCGCGTTCGGGGCCGCGTATTCCGCGTTCTTCCTGACGGCGATGGACATCTACGGCCCGTGGACCTTCATGCGGATCCATACGGTCATCGAGGCCGTCACACCGGCGGCGGCACTCCAGCTGTTCATGCTCTTCCCGCAGGATCATCCATGGGCCAGGTGGCGCTTCCTCGGATACGTGGGGTCGTTGTTCCTGGCTGTCGCGTATCAGCTCTTCTTCCACCAGCCGACCGCCTTCTCGACGGTTCTGGTCCTCAACATGCTCTTCCTCGGGTCGGCGGGCCTCTTCTTCGGATGGCGCCTGATCTCCGAGTATCGCGGGGCCTCGTCGCAACTCGCCCGGCAGCGCGTCCGCATTCTCACCGTCGGTACGCTGCTTGGCCTCGCGATCCCGGGTGGGGCACTCGTCGTCTCGTCCATCGTCTGGGGCCAGATGTCGATGAACGTCGCCGTCTTCACGCCCGTGCTCTTCGCGTTGTCGCTGGCCTACGCGATCGTGAAGCACGACGTGCTCGAGATCGACGCGATGCTGAAGCGCGGCGCCTTCTACCTGCTCATGACGGGCGCCGTCGGCGCCGCGTACGTCGGTGCGGTCGTCCTGTTCAACTCGATCCTCAGCGCCAACGTGGTGACGAACTCGCCGCTCTTTCCGCTCCTCTTCACGCTGGCGGTGCTGCTCGTCTTCAATCCGGCGCGGACCCGCATCCAGGCGGTCGTCGACCGCCTCTTCTTCCGCACGCGCTACGACTCAACCGAGGTCCTGGCCCGGCTCGGCAGCGATCTCGGCACGGCACACGACTACCGGCGCATTGCCGACGTGGTCTGCGATCACGTGCAGCGCGCCATCCCCAATGCGGCGACGCGTCTCTTCACCGCCGGGCCCGACGGCGTGCTGGCGGCGGTGGGTGAGCAGGTCCGGCTGGGTGCGACGCTGGCGCAGCATCTTGCGACCCGGCGCATCGTGACCGCCTTCGACTCGCCCGAGTCCTATCCCGACGAGGCGACCTATGCCGCCATCCGCGACGCCCTCGGCGCGAACGGCGCCGAGATCGCGGTCCCGCTCGACCACGACGGCACGCTCGTGGGCGCGCTGACGCTGGCCCCGAAGCGCTCGGGTCTCTTCTACACCGCCGGCGACGCGGACTTCCTGCGTGCGGTGGCGCATCAGGCCGTGATCGCGCTCGAAAACGCGCGGAGCTACCAGGCGCTGGCCGACCTGAACGCCCGCCTCGAGGATCGCGTCCGCGAGCGCACGGCACAGCTCGAGGAGGCGAACGCCGAGCTCAATCGTGCCTACGGGGAGCTGCAGACGGCGCAGGTGCAGCTCGTCCAGTCCGAGAAGATGGCCTCGCTCGGCCGCCTGGTCGCCGGCGTGGCGCACGAGATCAACAATCCCGTGAGCTTCATCGCGAGCAGCGTGGCCCCGCTGCGACGGCGGATCGCGCAGGCGGCGACCCTCGCTCCCGACGAGGTGCGCAAGCTCCTGGCCGACGCCGAGGAGATCACCGCCGTCATGGCGCGCGGAGCCGAGCGCACGGCGGCGATCGTGAAGGACCTCCGCACCTTCTCACGCGTCGGCGAGGCGACGCGAAAGCCCGTCGACCTGGTCGACGCCATCGAGGTGAGCCTCCGCCTGCTCTCGCCGCGCTGGCGGGACCGCATCACCGTGCACCGCGATCTCGCTCCGCTGCCACTCATCGAGGGCGATCCCGGGCAGCTGAACCAGGTGCTCGTGAACCTGCTCGCCAACGCCTGCGACGCCATCGCGGGCTCGGGCAACATCTGGGTCTCGACCGCCGTGGACGGCGACGCCGCCACGATCACCATCCGAGACGACGGTGCCGGCATGTCCGACGAGGTGCGGCAGCGGATCTTCGAGCCGTTCTTCACGACCAAGGACGTCGGGGCCGGCACCGGGCTCGGGCTCGCGATCAGCTACAACGTCGTCGTCGACCACGGCGGGCGGATCGACGTCGAGAGCGCGCCGGGCCGGGGAACCACGGTCCGCGTCGTCCTGCCGCTCGGCGCCGCGCCACCGCTCGCCGCTCAGGCGACGTCGTCCTGA
- a CDS encoding SDR family oxidoreductase gives MIPLDLDGRRALVTGAGAGIGRAIAIWLARAGCDVAVNDLDRGRAAETVELVLRAGRSSTVAVADVRRESDVAAMVEETLRALGGLDVAVNNVGMLGGHHARPFLETDVAAIRGVVDQNLVATALSCHAEATAMVRQGSGGVIINVSSGESGRPSPGLAVYGAAKAAINHLTRTLALELGPHGIRVNAMAPGTTLTEQVRVGLGAEYLEALRASIPLGRMTEPDDMGRTAVYLASDLARDVTGQLILVDGGADLSRNRPRLDR, from the coding sequence ATGATCCCCCTAGATCTCGACGGAAGGCGCGCTCTCGTCACCGGAGCCGGTGCGGGGATCGGGCGCGCCATCGCGATCTGGCTCGCGCGCGCCGGCTGCGACGTCGCCGTGAACGACCTCGATCGTGGACGTGCCGCGGAGACGGTCGAGCTCGTGCTCCGCGCAGGCCGCAGCAGCACCGTCGCGGTCGCCGACGTGCGCCGCGAGAGCGACGTGGCGGCGATGGTCGAGGAGACGCTCCGCGCCCTCGGCGGCCTCGACGTCGCCGTCAACAACGTGGGGATGCTGGGCGGCCATCACGCGCGTCCCTTCCTCGAGACGGACGTCGCGGCGATCCGCGGCGTCGTCGACCAGAACCTCGTCGCGACGGCCCTCTCCTGTCACGCCGAGGCCACGGCGATGGTGCGCCAGGGCAGCGGCGGCGTCATCATCAACGTCAGCTCGGGCGAGAGCGGGCGGCCGTCACCGGGTCTCGCCGTCTACGGCGCGGCCAAGGCCGCGATCAACCACCTGACGCGCACGCTCGCGCTCGAGCTGGGACCGCACGGGATCCGCGTGAACGCGATGGCGCCGGGTACGACGCTCACCGAGCAGGTGCGCGTGGGACTCGGCGCCGAGTACCTCGAGGCGCTCCGCGCCTCGATTCCGCTCGGCCGGATGACCGAGCCTGACGACATGGGGCGGACCGCCGTCTACCTGGCGTCCGATCTCGCGCGCGACGTGACGGGGCAGCTGATCCTGGTGGACGGCGGGGCCGACCTGTCGCGCAACCGTCCACGTCTGGATCGCTGA
- the trpS gene encoding tryptophan--tRNA ligase, with amino-acid sequence MTAQTIVSGARPTGQLHLGNYHGAIKNWVRLQQEHRCLFFVADWHALTTDWAASADIARNTIEMVLDWLAIGIDPDRCVIFQQSAVKAHAELYLLLGMLVPVPWLERNPTYKEQQQQLDGRDLSTFGFLGYPVLQAADVLIYKATAVPVGIDQAPHIELAREIARRFNGTYRQIFPEPQTLLTETPKIVGTDGRKMSKSYGNAVFLTEDPAEIDKKLSRMVTDPRRARRTDPGDPNDCPAYQSLHRTYCTDEELRWAAEGCRTAGIGCLECKKVMIKHVIEELAPIRARRAKLKPADAEAVLAAGNEKARAIAETTMAEVRTAMGLG; translated from the coding sequence ATGACGGCCCAGACGATCGTCAGCGGCGCCCGTCCCACGGGACAGCTCCACCTCGGCAACTACCACGGTGCCATCAAGAACTGGGTGCGCCTCCAGCAGGAGCACCGTTGCCTGTTCTTCGTGGCCGACTGGCACGCCCTCACGACCGACTGGGCGGCGAGTGCCGACATCGCCCGCAACACGATCGAGATGGTCCTCGACTGGCTCGCGATCGGGATCGATCCCGACCGCTGTGTGATCTTCCAGCAGTCGGCCGTGAAGGCGCACGCCGAGCTGTACCTGCTGCTCGGGATGCTGGTGCCGGTGCCCTGGCTCGAGCGGAATCCGACCTACAAGGAGCAGCAGCAGCAGCTCGATGGACGCGACCTCTCGACCTTCGGCTTCCTCGGCTACCCGGTGCTGCAGGCCGCCGACGTCCTCATCTACAAGGCGACGGCCGTGCCGGTCGGGATCGACCAGGCACCGCACATCGAGCTCGCGCGTGAGATCGCACGGCGCTTCAACGGGACCTACCGGCAGATCTTTCCGGAGCCCCAGACGCTGCTCACCGAGACCCCGAAGATCGTCGGGACCGACGGGCGCAAGATGAGCAAGAGCTACGGCAACGCCGTCTTCCTCACCGAGGATCCCGCGGAGATCGACAAGAAGCTCTCGCGCATGGTGACCGACCCGCGCCGCGCACGCCGAACCGATCCCGGCGATCCGAACGACTGCCCGGCGTACCAGTCGCTGCATCGCACGTATTGCACCGACGAGGAGCTCCGCTGGGCGGCCGAAGGCTGCCGCACGGCCGGCATCGGCTGCCTCGAGTGCAAGAAGGTGATGATCAAGCACGTGATCGAGGAGCTGGCGCCGATCCGGGCGCGGCGGGCGAAGCTGAAGCCCGCAGACGCGGAGGCGGTGCTCGCCGCCGGCAACGAGAAGGCGCGGGCGATCGCCGAAACGACGATGGCCGAGGTCCGTACGGCGATGGGGCTCGGATGA
- a CDS encoding segregation/condensation protein A, translating into MSAPCTVKLDLFEGPLDLLLHLIKKNEVQIVDIPIASITDQYLAMIEGLPELNLDNAGEYLVMAATLMVIKSRMLLPSEPGEDDELEEDPRSELVQQLLEYQRYRESAGHLASRPLLQRDVFATPGESASAVGGEPDGPPVRDATLGDLLEALRGVLERIAKPRPHEIQRPMRSVAECVQLILSHFALAERVEFGELFEPETTRADVIVTFLALLELVRLRVVRAQQEERFGSISLILGVATIAEAVERARDISQFESWRGGEAAHELTGS; encoded by the coding sequence ATGAGCGCGCCCTGCACCGTCAAGCTCGACCTGTTCGAGGGGCCACTCGATCTCCTCCTGCACCTCATCAAGAAGAACGAGGTGCAGATCGTCGACATCCCGATCGCGAGCATCACCGACCAGTACCTGGCGATGATCGAGGGGCTGCCCGAGCTGAACCTCGACAACGCGGGCGAGTACCTGGTGATGGCGGCGACGCTCATGGTGATCAAGAGCCGGATGCTGCTCCCGAGCGAGCCGGGCGAGGACGACGAGCTGGAGGAGGACCCGCGCAGCGAGCTCGTCCAGCAGCTCCTCGAATACCAGCGCTATCGAGAGAGCGCGGGCCATCTGGCGAGCCGTCCGCTCCTGCAGCGCGACGTATTCGCGACGCCCGGCGAGTCCGCGAGCGCGGTGGGTGGCGAGCCCGATGGGCCGCCCGTCCGCGACGCGACGCTCGGCGATCTGCTCGAAGCGCTGCGTGGCGTGCTCGAGCGCATCGCGAAGCCACGGCCCCACGAGATCCAGCGGCCGATGCGCTCGGTGGCGGAGTGCGTGCAGCTGATCCTCTCGCACTTCGCCCTGGCGGAGCGGGTCGAGTTCGGAGAGCTTTTCGAGCCCGAAACGACGCGCGCGGACGTGATCGTCACGTTCCTGGCGCTGCTCGAGCTCGTGCGGCTGCGGGTCGTCCGGGCCCAGCAGGAGGAGCGGTTCGGGTCGATCTCGCTGATACTCGGCGTGGCGACCATCGCGGAGGCGGTTGAACGAGCCCGCGACATCAGCCAGTTCGAATCGTGGCGGGGAGGAGAGGCGGCACATGAACTCACAGGCAGCTGA
- the lnt gene encoding apolipoprotein N-acyltransferase, producing MRVLGVLLGGLLYALAVPPVDCGAFAWLALVPVLLAVRGQAAVSAFSYGCLFGYAYGWATLWSLADTAVRYFHLVMPLGATAAALWFLVVVGVPFGLFAAAAGAVLNRLGFVVSLVVVPALWVASELLRGRLIGQPWGLLGYTQHRELALAQVAALTGVYGVSFLLALGSTALAETIHRLLVRDSLGRALRVLIAPAAVIGVCWLTGLRALSAAGTPASDSATGRTQQVAIVQTNVTPAARWTPSYTGAQVGAHLRRTDDISPATRPALIVWPENAVPRYLEADPFLASRLAESARRHHADLLLGAPRYEDGRSYNSVRLITASGRNGGHYDKRRLVLFAEEKPFTPRADGDPNRDPDAFASGTGPGVLQSFVRLGVSVCHEILHPDLINDSVRNGAELLVNVANDSWLDGLSEGAGLQHLAMATFRAIETRRYLVRAAITGASAVIDPFGRVVGVLPPGQAGVLTAPVTGLDTLTWYVRVGDLFAFVCVVVALWGLALCVVARHASPAIPARREL from the coding sequence ATGCGCGTTCTGGGCGTCCTCCTGGGTGGCCTGCTCTACGCGCTGGCGGTGCCGCCGGTCGATTGCGGCGCCTTCGCGTGGCTCGCGCTCGTTCCGGTCCTGCTCGCGGTCCGCGGGCAGGCGGCGGTGTCGGCATTCTCGTACGGCTGTCTCTTCGGCTACGCGTACGGTTGGGCGACCCTGTGGAGTCTGGCCGACACGGCCGTCCGGTACTTCCACTTGGTGATGCCGCTGGGGGCGACCGCGGCTGCCTTGTGGTTCCTGGTCGTCGTCGGCGTGCCGTTCGGCTTGTTCGCAGCCGCAGCCGGCGCCGTGCTCAACCGGTTGGGCTTCGTGGTCTCGCTCGTCGTCGTCCCGGCGCTCTGGGTCGCTTCCGAGCTGCTGCGTGGCCGGCTGATCGGCCAACCCTGGGGTCTTCTCGGATACACCCAGCACCGGGAACTCGCCCTCGCACAGGTGGCCGCCCTGACTGGGGTCTACGGCGTGTCCTTCCTGCTCGCGCTCGGTAGCACGGCGCTCGCCGAGACCATCCATCGGCTGCTGGTGCGTGACTCGCTCGGCAGGGCCCTGCGCGTGCTGATCGCGCCCGCGGCAGTCATCGGCGTCTGCTGGCTGACCGGACTCAGGGCCTTGAGCGCCGCCGGCACGCCCGCGAGCGATTCCGCCACCGGACGAACCCAGCAGGTCGCCATCGTCCAGACGAACGTGACGCCGGCGGCGCGTTGGACTCCCTCGTACACCGGGGCCCAAGTCGGCGCCCACCTCCGCCGGACCGACGACATCTCGCCGGCCACGCGTCCAGCCCTGATCGTATGGCCCGAGAATGCCGTCCCCAGATATCTCGAGGCCGATCCGTTCCTGGCGTCACGTCTTGCCGAGTCGGCCCGCCGCCATCACGCGGATCTGCTGCTCGGCGCGCCGCGCTACGAGGACGGCCGCAGCTACAACAGCGTGCGACTCATCACCGCGAGCGGACGCAACGGTGGGCACTACGACAAGCGCCGACTCGTCCTGTTCGCCGAGGAGAAGCCGTTCACGCCCCGTGCGGATGGCGACCCGAACCGCGATCCGGATGCGTTCGCGAGCGGAACGGGACCGGGCGTACTGCAGAGCTTCGTGCGTCTCGGCGTCTCGGTCTGCCACGAGATCCTTCACCCGGATCTGATCAACGACAGCGTCCGGAACGGCGCCGAGTTGCTGGTGAACGTCGCGAACGACAGCTGGCTCGACGGGCTGTCCGAGGGAGCGGGGCTGCAGCACCTCGCGATGGCGACCTTCCGCGCAATCGAGACACGACGCTATCTCGTGCGGGCCGCCATCACCGGCGCTTCCGCGGTGATCGACCCCTTCGGCCGGGTCGTCGGTGTTCTGCCCCCAGGGCAGGCCGGCGTCCTGACGGCGCCGGTGACCGGTCTCGACACCCTCACCTGGTACGTGCGTGTCGGCGACCTGTTCGCCTTCGTATGCGTCGTGGTTGCACTGTGGGGACTCGCCTTGTGCGTGGTTGCCCGGCACGCCAGCCCAGCGATCCCGGCCCGCCGCGAGCTCTAA